Genomic DNA from Bacillota bacterium:
ATAATCAAGCCTACCGGAAGGTAGCGAGGGCGCCGCGGGACGGGGCCCGTCGGAGGCCCCGACGCCCGCCCTCCGCCGCGGCCGGAAGGAGGGGAGCAGATGGCCCAGGTGGTTCGGGGCGAGAACGAGTCGCTGGACGCAACCCTCCGCCGGTTCCGCAAGGTCTGCCAGAAGAGCGGCGTCCTGGCGGACGCGCGTCGCCACGAGTACTACGACAAGCCCAGCGTGCGGAAGAAGAAGAAGTCCAAGGCGGCACGGCGGAAGCACGGATAGGCGGTGCGGGAGCGGCGGCAGGGCCGCCGCGCCCTTCCGCGGCAAGGCCGCCAGCCGAGGTTGCGAGAGGAGAGGGCGCCGGCCACGGGCCGGCGCCCTCTTCTATGCCCGTCACCACGTCCATAGATTCTCCCCGGGGGAGGAGGGAGGCCC
This window encodes:
- the rpsU gene encoding 30S ribosomal protein S21; this translates as MAQVVRGENESLDATLRRFRKVCQKSGVLADARRHEYYDKPSVRKKKKSKAARRKHG